Proteins from one Ramlibacter sp. PS4R-6 genomic window:
- a CDS encoding 3-deoxy-D-manno-octulosonic acid transferase yields MGEREAAPMMLRRLYTFAMIGAQPLLRRKLRRRGRAEPGYLEHIDERFGRYAGSVEPGALWIHAVSLGETRAAAILVEQLRKLQPDIRILLTHGTATGRAEGERILRKGDMQAWLPWDVPKAVHGFLNHFRPRAGVLMETEVWPNLVAGCKARDIPLALANARFSEKSMKQTLRLARLARQTYGTLAAVWAQTDADAQRLAQVGATVKHVFGNLKFDATPDPVQLERGREWRDTLDRPVVMFASSREGEEEAFFQLLQSEDGLEGVQWLVVPRHPQRFEEVVQLAELHGLTVSRRTDWPDAPEDAQVWIGDSLGEMALYYGLADVALLGGSFAKLGGQNLIEAAACGCPVVMGPHTFNFAEAAELSLAAGAAQRVPDMREGVLAAVAWASDIERQLAGHRAALGFAAAHQGAARRTAEALLALVGR; encoded by the coding sequence ATGGGAGAGCGTGAGGCCGCGCCCATGATGCTGCGGCGCCTGTACACCTTCGCGATGATCGGCGCGCAGCCGCTGCTGCGGCGCAAGCTGCGCAGGCGCGGGCGCGCGGAGCCCGGCTACCTCGAGCACATCGACGAGCGCTTCGGCCGTTACGCCGGCAGCGTCGAGCCCGGCGCGCTGTGGATCCACGCGGTGTCGCTGGGCGAAACGCGCGCCGCCGCGATCCTCGTCGAGCAGCTGCGCAAGCTGCAGCCGGACATCCGCATCCTGCTCACGCACGGCACGGCGACCGGCCGCGCGGAAGGCGAGCGCATCCTGCGCAAGGGCGACATGCAGGCGTGGCTGCCGTGGGACGTGCCCAAGGCCGTGCACGGTTTCCTCAACCACTTCCGCCCCCGCGCCGGCGTGCTCATGGAGACCGAGGTGTGGCCCAACCTGGTGGCGGGCTGCAAGGCGCGCGACATCCCGCTGGCGCTGGCCAACGCCCGCTTCTCGGAAAAGTCGATGAAGCAGACGCTGCGCCTGGCACGCCTGGCCCGCCAGACGTACGGCACGCTGGCGGCCGTATGGGCGCAGACCGATGCGGATGCGCAGCGGCTCGCGCAGGTCGGCGCGACGGTGAAGCACGTCTTCGGCAACCTCAAGTTCGACGCGACGCCCGATCCCGTGCAACTGGAGCGCGGGCGCGAGTGGCGCGACACGCTCGACCGGCCGGTCGTGATGTTCGCCAGTTCCCGCGAAGGCGAAGAAGAGGCGTTCTTCCAGCTGCTGCAGTCCGAGGACGGCCTCGAAGGCGTGCAATGGCTGGTGGTGCCGCGGCATCCGCAGCGCTTCGAGGAAGTGGTGCAGCTCGCCGAACTGCATGGCCTGACGGTGTCGCGCCGCACCGACTGGCCCGACGCCCCCGAGGATGCGCAGGTGTGGATCGGCGATTCGCTCGGCGAGATGGCGCTGTACTACGGCCTCGCGGACGTCGCCTTGCTGGGCGGCAGCTTCGCCAAATTGGGCGGCCAGAACCTGATCGAGGCCGCGGCCTGCGGTTGCCCCGTGGTGATGGGCCCGCACACGTTCAACTTCGCCGAGGCCGCCGAGCTGTCGCTGGCCGCCGGCGCGGCGCAACGCGTGCCCGATATGCGCGAGGGCGTGCTCGCGGCGGTGGCATGGGCCTCCGACATCGAGCGCCAGCTCGCGGGCCACCGCGCCGCGCTGGGGTTCGCGGCGGCTCACCAGGGCGCGGCGCGCCGCACGGCCGAGGCGCTGCTGGCGCTGGTGGGGCGCTGA